In the Candidatus Cloacimonas acidaminovorans str. Evry genome, one interval contains:
- a CDS encoding NfeD family protein: protein MQLLPWQIWMMLGIGFIIIEIFDPAFFFFSLGIGAIITSLLSLIPILGNSVPLQILIFAVLSFISFLFMRKLGKKLLSKPGGNTNVYALKGQNGFVTKEIPAEGKGYVKIGGEEWPAIEVENKAVELGAKVVVEGIEGNKVIVRKIP from the coding sequence ATGCAACTTTTACCTTGGCAGATATGGATGATGCTTGGAATAGGGTTTATCATCATTGAAATCTTTGATCCTGCCTTTTTCTTTTTCTCACTTGGAATTGGAGCTATCATAACTTCTCTGCTTTCTTTGATACCTATTTTAGGTAATAGTGTTCCTCTGCAGATTCTTATTTTTGCGGTTCTCAGTTTTATTTCCTTTCTTTTTATGCGTAAGCTGGGTAAAAAGCTTTTATCCAAGCCAGGCGGAAATACCAATGTTTATGCCTTAAAAGGGCAGAATGGCTTTGTCACCAAAGAAATTCCTGCCGAAGGAAAGGGTTATGTAAAAATTGGAGGAGAGGAATGGCCTGCGATTGAGGTAGAAAATAAGGCAGTGGAACTTGGTGCCAAGGTTGTTGTTGAAGGTATTGAAGGTAATAAGGTTATCGTTAGAAAAATCCCATAA
- a CDS encoding endonuclease III domain-containing protein — MQNRDIDTVMERLKKHFYSVKTPVVDLIQIKTEDPFKVLVATILSARTKDETTAKVVEKLFPKVQKIEDLEKIPLAELDALITPVGFHRVKAKHLKELPKVLKEKFNGKIPEEIDDLLELPGVGRKTANLVRAVAFQKPAICVDVHVHRICNRWGYIQTKTPLETEMTLRQKLPEKYWLNFNSYLVAFGQNLCTPRKPKCEICPVAEFCNRVGV, encoded by the coding sequence ATGCAAAATAGGGATATAGACACCGTGATGGAACGCCTAAAAAAACACTTTTACAGCGTGAAAACACCCGTAGTTGACCTCATTCAAATTAAAACCGAAGACCCTTTCAAAGTGCTTGTAGCTACCATTCTTAGCGCCAGAACCAAAGATGAAACTACAGCGAAAGTAGTAGAAAAATTATTCCCAAAAGTCCAAAAGATAGAAGACCTGGAAAAGATACCCTTGGCTGAATTGGATGCACTTATCACTCCGGTTGGTTTTCATAGAGTAAAAGCCAAACATTTGAAGGAATTGCCTAAAGTGCTGAAAGAAAAGTTTAACGGAAAAATACCCGAAGAAATAGACGATTTATTGGAACTTCCCGGAGTTGGAAGAAAAACGGCAAACCTGGTTCGTGCCGTAGCTTTTCAAAAACCTGCCATCTGTGTGGATGTTCATGTGCATAGAATTTGTAATCGTTGGGGCTATATTCAGACAAAAACACCCTTGGAAACGGAAATGACCCTGCGCCAAAAGTTGCCGGAAAAATACTGGCTGAATTTCAATTCCTATTTGGTTGCTTTTGGACAAAATCTGTGCACTCCGCGTAAACCCAAATGCGAAATATGCCCTGTAGCGGAATTCTGCAATCGGGTTGGAGTATAA
- a CDS encoding SOS response-associated peptidase → MCGRFAQVIKYQDLKKMTEELKIKESSEQLELNYNVAPTNIVAAVVAKDDWRYMGFFRWGLIPSWSKKIPEQALINVRSESILEKPSFKTSFLRRRCLIPANGFYEWRKTDKQPFFIKAKGDNLLYLAGIYDAWYGPDGSYIPSLGIITTSANDFIQPLHERMPLLLNPSLYDTWLNPAAQNPQELQLLLTVPSEIELEMYPVSRRVNKPENNDADCLKPIAH, encoded by the coding sequence ATGTGTGGACGTTTTGCCCAGGTTATTAAATATCAAGACCTGAAAAAGATGACAGAGGAACTAAAAATTAAGGAGAGCTCAGAGCAGCTGGAATTGAACTATAATGTAGCTCCAACAAATATTGTGGCTGCTGTAGTTGCCAAAGATGATTGGCGTTATATGGGTTTTTTCCGTTGGGGTTTAATTCCTTCCTGGAGCAAAAAAATTCCGGAACAGGCACTAATTAATGTTCGCAGTGAAAGTATCTTAGAAAAACCGAGTTTTAAGACATCTTTTTTGCGCAGACGATGTTTAATTCCTGCCAATGGATTTTATGAATGGCGTAAAACAGATAAGCAACCCTTTTTTATTAAGGCAAAAGGGGATAATTTGCTTTATCTTGCTGGGATTTATGATGCCTGGTATGGACCCGACGGCAGTTACATTCCTTCTTTGGGAATAATTACTACTTCTGCCAATGATTTTATTCAGCCCTTGCACGAAAGAATGCCCCTTTTGCTAAATCCTTCATTATATGATACCTGGCTGAATCCTGCAGCACAAAATCCCCAAGAACTCCAATTGCTGCTTACAGTTCCTTCGGAAATTGAACTGGAAATGTATCCAGTCAGCAGAAGAGTGAATAAACCTGAAAACAATGATGCCGATTGCTTAAAACCGATTGCGCATTAG
- a CDS encoding HD domain-containing phosphohydrolase produces the protein MDNLKKQILIVDDDLAILDCIRMSLQKDFPCRITACSDSREALELLESNIFNVIISDIGMPNLSGFQLLEYINKLNPNIPVILITGEVDTEKIRSAVQLGAFDILHKPFELSDLHISVKQALQKNSLLLQNEMYRLNLEELVEKRTKELYIAQCQLEKNYLNTIHAMVNAMEANDVYIRGHSERVTVLSIMLGKIIGLDAEDLKLLRIGAILHDLGKIGIYDTLLNKKGSLTSSEYEMVKQHPVIGAKIIRPIGLPTPVYEIILQHHEWFNGKGYPYGLTGNQISPLARIVTIADAYDAMTSKRAYRENLDAKSARQEVINKAGIQFDPDYGKVFFDNYSHIVEPVSDSPAIQNLLFDML, from the coding sequence ATGGATAACTTAAAAAAACAAATTCTGATTGTAGATGACGATTTAGCTATTCTGGATTGCATCCGAATGAGCTTACAAAAGGATTTTCCCTGTAGGATAACTGCCTGCAGTGATTCCCGGGAAGCATTGGAACTGCTGGAAAGCAATATTTTCAATGTGATTATTTCCGATATCGGAATGCCCAATCTTTCCGGATTTCAGCTTTTGGAATATATCAATAAACTGAATCCTAATATCCCTGTTATTCTGATAACAGGTGAAGTAGACACGGAAAAAATACGTTCTGCTGTTCAGTTGGGTGCCTTTGATATTCTCCATAAACCCTTTGAATTATCCGATTTACATATTTCAGTTAAACAGGCATTACAAAAAAATTCCCTCCTTCTCCAAAATGAAATGTATCGCTTAAATCTGGAAGAACTGGTGGAAAAAAGAACAAAGGAACTTTATATTGCCCAATGTCAACTGGAAAAGAATTATTTAAATACCATTCATGCAATGGTTAATGCTATGGAAGCCAATGATGTTTATATTCGCGGACATTCCGAAAGAGTTACTGTCTTAAGCATTATGCTGGGTAAAATTATCGGGCTGGATGCGGAAGACCTTAAACTTTTAAGAATAGGTGCTATCCTTCACGATTTGGGCAAAATTGGCATTTACGACACCCTTCTCAATAAAAAAGGGTCTTTAACCTCCAGTGAATATGAAATGGTAAAACAGCATCCGGTTATCGGTGCTAAAATTATTCGCCCTATTGGATTGCCAACTCCTGTGTATGAAATAATTCTCCAACACCACGAATGGTTTAACGGAAAGGGCTATCCTTATGGCTTAACCGGTAACCAAATTTCTCCTTTAGCCAGAATTGTTACTATTGCAGATGCTTATGATGCTATGACCAGTAAAAGAGCATACCGCGAAAATCTGGATGCCAAATCTGCCAGACAGGAAGTGATTAATAAAGCAGGAATTCAGTTTGATCCTGATTATGGCAAGGTCTTCTTTGATAATTATTCTCATATTGTTGAGCCCGTGAGTGATAGTCCCGCAATTCAGAACCTGCTGTTTGATATGTTATAA
- a CDS encoding CoA transferase subunit A, protein MVQIISAAEAAAMIKPGNRLAIGGFLAVGAPETIIDAMVENGNKDLHIIVIASDWEDRGVGKLVVNKMVKSAQVSHMGTNKTIQAQMNAGEIDIELVPQGTLMERVRAFGAGLGGILTPTGLGTIVAEGKQIITVDGKDYLLETAIPSDFALIKAHKADKLGNLTYRKTARNSNPIMAMAGKITIAEVDEIVEIGELDPEEVITPGVFVNYLVLAKEN, encoded by the coding sequence ATGGTACAAATTATTAGTGCCGCAGAGGCAGCTGCAATGATTAAACCCGGAAACCGTCTTGCCATTGGCGGTTTTTTAGCTGTCGGAGCTCCGGAGACAATCATTGACGCAATGGTAGAAAACGGAAATAAAGACCTCCACATAATCGTTATTGCTTCCGACTGGGAAGACAGAGGTGTGGGTAAACTTGTTGTAAATAAGATGGTTAAAAGTGCTCAGGTCTCGCATATGGGAACCAATAAGACCATTCAAGCCCAAATGAATGCCGGCGAAATTGATATTGAACTTGTTCCTCAAGGTACACTTATGGAAAGAGTTCGCGCTTTTGGAGCCGGTTTAGGGGGTATTTTAACTCCCACAGGACTGGGGACAATTGTGGCTGAAGGGAAACAAATTATTACTGTGGATGGAAAGGATTATCTTCTGGAAACTGCTATTCCCAGTGATTTTGCTCTCATTAAAGCTCACAAAGCCGATAAATTAGGAAACTTAACTTACCGCAAAACAGCCCGTAACAGCAATCCTATTATGGCTATGGCAGGTAAAATTACCATCGCGGAAGTTGATGAAATTGTGGAAATTGGCGAACTGGACCCTGAGGAAGTAATAACTCCTGGTGTTTTTGTAAATTATCTTGTTTTAGCAAAGGAGAATTAA
- a CDS encoding CoA transferase subunit B gives MALDKRAMIGARIAKEFKDGDYVNLGIGLPTEAANHIPEGISVIFQSENGLLGAGPKPPEGQEDKDMINAGGGYITCIPGASFFDSATSFAIIRGGHIDATVLGALQVDQEGNLANWLIPGKMVPGMGGAMDLVTGAKKVIVAMEHCDKYGNSKILKKCTLPLTAKGKVNLIITDMAVIEVCPEGLYLREIAEGLTIDDVVQATEAELIIPERVNTF, from the coding sequence ATGGCATTAGATAAACGAGCTATGATCGGAGCACGCATTGCTAAAGAATTCAAAGATGGCGATTATGTAAATTTGGGTATTGGCTTACCTACTGAAGCTGCAAATCACATTCCGGAAGGAATTAGCGTTATCTTCCAGTCGGAAAACGGACTTTTAGGTGCCGGTCCAAAACCTCCTGAAGGACAGGAAGATAAAGATATGATCAATGCTGGAGGAGGTTACATAACCTGTATTCCGGGAGCAAGTTTTTTTGATTCTGCCACCTCTTTTGCTATCATTCGGGGTGGACATATAGATGCCACCGTTTTAGGAGCTCTGCAAGTTGACCAGGAAGGAAATTTGGCGAATTGGTTAATTCCTGGAAAAATGGTTCCCGGAATGGGAGGAGCTATGGATTTGGTGACTGGAGCGAAAAAAGTTATCGTGGCAATGGAACACTGTGATAAATATGGCAACTCCAAAATCCTGAAAAAATGCACTTTACCGCTTACCGCTAAAGGGAAGGTAAACCTCATTATTACCGATATGGCTGTGATAGAAGTTTGCCCTGAGGGACTTTATTTACGCGAAATTGCCGAAGGACTTACCATTGATGATGTGGTTCAAGCTACAGAAGCAGAACTGATTATCCCTGAAAGAGTTAATACCTTCTGA
- the hflX gene encoding GTPase HflX — MNNEEYKALDEFELEPENWEQAERTEKTAFLAALANSRETDKDIKESLNELERLAETAGIQVLGTYHQRRNAPERGTYFGKGFLTELSRKMMQAQADILIVNDELGPSQAYNIERDYQIKVMDRTEVILDIFHKHAKTRESKLQVHLAELEYQLPRLKRMWEHFDKERGGVRNTGGTATRGMGEKQIEIDRRLIKDKIRKINKAIETIQHQKETQRKQREKAKKICLVGYTNAGKSTLFNQLTNAGVLVEDKLFATLDSTSRQLKLSTGNPVVLSDTVGFISKLPHHLIASFKATLMEVQDANLLLHIVDVSDERFEYYIQQVNSVLQQIGAETIPQILVFNKIDNVDSILVSLLESRFPEGVFISAIQGINIDKLLAKMEEILLGNRILQLKIPYDKTALVSKMHDIAEIISEDYKEDGIYLKVEISRDDRFLVEDYVLENEEGKN; from the coding sequence ATGAATAATGAAGAATATAAGGCACTGGATGAATTTGAGCTGGAGCCCGAAAATTGGGAACAAGCCGAAAGAACTGAAAAAACGGCTTTTTTAGCTGCTTTAGCAAATTCAAGAGAAACAGACAAAGACATCAAGGAATCGTTAAACGAACTGGAACGCCTGGCTGAAACGGCTGGAATTCAGGTTTTGGGAACTTATCATCAAAGAAGAAATGCTCCCGAAAGAGGAACCTATTTTGGCAAAGGGTTTTTGACTGAATTAAGCCGAAAAATGATGCAGGCACAGGCAGACATCCTAATCGTTAATGATGAACTGGGTCCTTCTCAGGCATATAATATTGAAAGGGACTATCAAATAAAGGTTATGGACCGCACCGAGGTCATTTTAGATATCTTTCATAAACATGCCAAAACGCGGGAATCCAAACTGCAGGTTCATCTTGCTGAACTGGAATATCAATTGCCACGCTTAAAAAGAATGTGGGAACATTTTGATAAAGAACGCGGTGGAGTGAGAAATACTGGCGGCACTGCTACAAGAGGAATGGGTGAAAAACAAATTGAAATAGACAGACGCCTGATTAAAGATAAAATTCGAAAAATCAACAAAGCAATTGAAACCATCCAGCACCAAAAAGAAACACAACGCAAGCAACGCGAAAAAGCAAAAAAGATTTGTTTAGTGGGCTATACAAATGCCGGTAAATCAACACTTTTTAATCAGTTAACTAATGCCGGTGTGCTGGTTGAAGATAAACTTTTTGCCACCCTGGATTCCACTTCCAGACAGCTGAAACTTTCCACGGGAAATCCGGTTGTGCTGTCGGATACGGTAGGTTTTATTTCCAAACTGCCTCATCATTTGATTGCTTCTTTCAAGGCAACTTTGATGGAAGTGCAGGATGCCAATTTGCTGTTACATATTGTTGATGTTTCCGATGAGCGCTTTGAATATTACATTCAACAGGTGAATTCGGTTCTGCAACAAATTGGAGCTGAAACAATTCCGCAGATTTTGGTCTTCAATAAAATAGACAATGTGGATTCCATATTGGTGTCTCTGTTGGAAAGCCGTTTTCCGGAAGGAGTGTTTATTTCCGCTATTCAAGGCATAAATATAGATAAATTGCTTGCCAAAATGGAAGAAATTCTTTTAGGAAACAGAATATTACAACTAAAAATTCCTTACGATAAAACGGCTCTGGTTTCTAAGATGCACGATATTGCAGAAATTATAAGTGAGGACTATAAAGAGGATGGAATCTATCTGAAAGTGGAAATCAGCAGGGATGACAGGTTTTTGGTTGAGGATTATGTGCTGGAAAATGAAGAAGGAAAAAATTGA
- a CDS encoding GreA/GreB family elongation factor produces the protein MDLSQFITKTGMQRLQKRINELLAERPEVIKAVAIAREFGDLSENAEYKAARERQRAIDNEIDYLRRRSANLKVIDTSEFPKDMVRFGTYCVAEDINTKECICYHLVGPEELNYYNEEGIQEVSIVSPIGKALLSKKIGEIAIVKAPIGERKLKIREIK, from the coding sequence TTGGATTTAAGCCAATTTATTACCAAAACCGGAATGCAACGGTTGCAAAAAAGAATAAATGAACTGCTTGCCGAACGCCCGGAAGTTATTAAGGCAGTAGCTATTGCGCGCGAATTTGGGGATTTAAGTGAAAATGCAGAATACAAAGCAGCCAGAGAAAGACAACGAGCTATTGATAATGAAATTGATTATCTTAGAAGACGCAGTGCCAATTTGAAAGTGATAGATACCAGTGAATTTCCCAAAGATATGGTGCGTTTCGGAACTTATTGTGTAGCAGAAGATATTAACACCAAAGAATGTATCTGCTACCATCTGGTCGGTCCCGAAGAACTGAATTATTACAATGAAGAAGGCATTCAGGAGGTCTCTATTGTTTCTCCCATCGGCAAAGCTTTATTAAGCAAAAAAATAGGTGAAATAGCCATTGTTAAAGCTCCAATCGGAGAAAGAAAACTGAAGATAAGAGAAATTAAATAG
- a CDS encoding aminopeptidase, protein MKKTKQEKLAYEPRNFWKEATFEEQKKAMAYAIPYIEFLNKAKTERETIAYTLEILKNNKFSPIGKKGSRKVYSVFRNKTMAMAVIGSEPISKGFNMIAAHIDSPRVDLKQNPLYEDNNSALSCMRTHYYGGIKKYQWVSTPLALHGVIIKKDGSVLNICLGEKEDEPVFVIPDLLPHLAGKEQYTKKLDEAIEAGKMNLVFSGMQEPGNEEKEAIKNYALRQLHEKYGITEADFQSAELQLVPAFKARHSGFDNSFVIGYGQDDRICAYNALMALINNLPDKPKRTMVVYFSDKEEVGSQGNTGAQSIFIQDFISDLLAHNNEDNSSANLRKTFINSQILSADVTAAIDPNYPNVHEKQNAVIFNYGIGISKFTGRGGKYSCNDANAEFIAKVIRIFNQAGVFWQSGELGKVDEGGGGTIAYFLSNLGAEVLDCGVGLMGMHSLYELCSKADLYSTYLGYKAFLQAD, encoded by the coding sequence ATGAAAAAGACAAAACAAGAAAAACTTGCCTACGAACCCCGAAATTTCTGGAAAGAAGCCACTTTTGAGGAACAAAAAAAGGCAATGGCTTATGCCATTCCTTATATTGAATTTCTGAATAAAGCCAAAACCGAACGCGAAACAATTGCCTATACCTTAGAAATATTGAAGAACAATAAGTTTTCCCCTATTGGTAAAAAAGGCAGCCGCAAGGTCTATAGCGTTTTTCGCAATAAGACAATGGCAATGGCTGTTATTGGCAGTGAACCAATTTCCAAGGGATTTAATATGATTGCTGCCCATATTGATTCTCCCCGGGTAGACCTGAAACAAAATCCCCTTTATGAAGATAATAATAGCGCTTTAAGCTGTATGCGGACACACTATTATGGCGGAATTAAAAAATATCAGTGGGTTTCAACTCCTCTGGCTTTGCACGGAGTTATTATCAAAAAAGACGGCTCCGTTTTGAATATTTGCCTTGGGGAAAAAGAAGATGAGCCGGTTTTTGTGATTCCCGATCTTTTGCCTCATTTGGCAGGAAAGGAACAATATACCAAGAAGTTAGACGAAGCAATAGAAGCCGGTAAAATGAATCTTGTTTTTTCAGGAATGCAAGAACCAGGCAATGAGGAAAAAGAAGCAATCAAGAATTATGCCTTAAGACAGCTGCACGAAAAATACGGCATCACCGAAGCTGATTTTCAAAGTGCGGAACTGCAATTAGTTCCAGCTTTTAAAGCGCGTCATTCAGGTTTTGATAATTCTTTTGTAATTGGTTATGGACAGGATGATCGTATTTGTGCCTATAATGCCTTGATGGCTTTAATAAATAACCTTCCTGATAAGCCCAAACGCACAATGGTGGTCTATTTTTCCGATAAAGAAGAAGTTGGCAGTCAGGGAAATACAGGTGCTCAAAGTATTTTTATTCAGGACTTTATTTCCGATTTACTGGCTCATAATAATGAAGACAACAGCAGTGCCAACTTGCGTAAAACCTTCATAAACAGCCAGATATTAAGCGCTGATGTAACTGCTGCCATTGATCCCAATTATCCTAATGTGCACGAAAAGCAAAATGCCGTTATTTTCAATTATGGCATCGGCATTTCCAAATTTACGGGAAGAGGAGGAAAATATAGTTGCAACGATGCCAATGCCGAATTTATTGCCAAAGTTATCCGCATTTTCAATCAGGCAGGAGTTTTTTGGCAATCAGGCGAACTGGGAAAAGTGGATGAAGGTGGCGGCGGAACTATTGCCTATTTTCTTTCCAATTTGGGAGCGGAAGTTTTAGATTGCGGAGTGGGTTTAATGGGAATGCATTCGCTGTATGAATTGTGTTCCAAAGCGGATTTATATTCTACTTATCTTGGCTATAAGGCATTTTTACAAGCCGATTAA
- a CDS encoding outer membrane protein assembly factor BamD, producing the protein MRKYIFLLLITVFCLVSCSSNKTQLSTEAKLKNADELFAKKKYSRAAVIYEEISFERKSAATAYATMKVADCYFNMNKFSDARAKYQQFINSFPDHENVADAYFRIGVCLFEESLPPQYDQTETIKCIEAFQTFIDRYPNDPRYVQAVDYIHKCQYKLLEKQYLTGYIYYKMKDYSSALMYFDEIVSLGNNDELDRQSLYYSAKLHLHQKNYDKAKASYERLKNRYPDSKEAKSLTKKFAKLEK; encoded by the coding sequence GTGCGAAAATACATCTTTCTTTTGCTGATTACCGTTTTTTGCCTTGTTTCCTGCAGCAGTAATAAAACACAGCTTTCTACAGAAGCCAAGCTGAAAAATGCCGATGAGCTTTTTGCCAAAAAGAAATATTCCCGCGCTGCAGTTATCTATGAAGAGATATCTTTTGAACGTAAATCAGCTGCAACTGCTTATGCTACAATGAAAGTTGCCGATTGTTATTTCAATATGAATAAATTTAGTGATGCGCGAGCCAAATATCAGCAGTTTATAAATTCATTTCCTGATCACGAAAATGTTGCCGATGCCTATTTTCGGATAGGAGTATGCCTGTTTGAAGAATCCCTGCCTCCGCAGTATGATCAAACCGAGACCATAAAATGTATAGAAGCATTTCAGACCTTCATAGACCGTTATCCTAATGATCCTCGCTATGTTCAAGCAGTGGATTATATTCATAAATGCCAATATAAGCTTTTGGAAAAACAATACTTAACCGGTTATATCTACTATAAAATGAAGGACTATAGCAGCGCTTTGATGTATTTTGACGAAATTGTATCCTTGGGCAATAATGATGAATTAGACCGTCAATCACTCTACTATTCCGCCAAACTGCATCTTCATCAAAAGAATTACGACAAAGCTAAAGCGAGCTATGAACGCCTGAAAAATCGCTATCCCGATTCCAAAGAGGCAAAAAGTTTAACGAAAAAATTCGCCAAGCTGGAAAAGTAA
- the nadD gene encoding nicotinate-nucleotide adenylyltransferase, with the protein MQGKVAVLGGSFDPVHSGHLHIANQILQQKAAETVLFVPSGHHHFKKNSIILPFEKRYALVKKAIKNNPQFAISDADQEGSGYTAHLMQKLKRRYPAVDFSFVIGSDNLKELHLWYDYPYLAKELHFLILPRPGYALLPEVISQLKATVLNIELCPISATEIRQRIKNRESIKGMVPEELEQEIIQLYRETGI; encoded by the coding sequence GTGCAGGGTAAGGTTGCAGTTTTGGGGGGCAGTTTTGATCCTGTTCATTCAGGTCATCTGCATATTGCCAATCAAATCCTGCAACAAAAAGCAGCAGAAACAGTTCTTTTTGTCCCAAGCGGTCATCACCATTTTAAGAAAAACTCTATTATTCTTCCCTTTGAAAAACGCTATGCCTTAGTGAAAAAAGCAATTAAAAACAATCCTCAATTTGCTATTTCCGATGCCGATCAGGAAGGTAGCGGTTATACGGCTCATTTAATGCAAAAACTGAAAAGACGGTATCCGGCTGTGGATTTCAGCTTTGTAATCGGTTCGGACAATCTGAAAGAGCTGCATTTGTGGTATGATTATCCTTATTTGGCTAAGGAATTGCATTTTTTAATTTTACCGCGCCCGGGTTATGCCCTTCTGCCGGAAGTTATTAGTCAGCTGAAAGCAACGGTGTTAAATATTGAACTTTGCCCTATTTCCGCTACTGAAATCAGACAGCGCATAAAAAACAGGGAAAGCATTAAAGGTATGGTGCCGGAAGAACTGGAACAGGAAATAATTCAGCTTTACAGAGAAACGGGAATTTAA
- a CDS encoding FlgD immunoglobulin-like domain containing protein has protein sequence MMRYKVLILAVLLLSSAFLNSGISRYYTFAYTIAEYNPINGIQLSFPDMNNYISSGIEIGFPFPYCGQIYEDIKISTNGFINPGANWNDDSPNNQLHYGIYPIIAPLWDDLSLAEGSLQYATIGTAPNREFWVQYSNARWLYNNFNCYVNFQVVLSENGKIKFRYGNTNGSPLNCSASIGINMPNAGAGNFFSITPSNPPTVSTAQENYSINEIIPAGTVYIFNPLPPVLYDLSLKIEYSMFYTEGIYHNLHESFPLPVTVKNNGTETVDNYDVVLYCGLTELCRLNGISLAPADSHLYDLVATIDSSGWKHLTAIAELPEDEYPEDNIGDYTCIIRPNPNTGIIVGSGNELQRIPIDVYWKYSLYETIYYAEEIGNSGTIYGISYYMNSTFSHNLLVKIWVGTTNLTNLNEGWIAAGELTPVFNSYIIMPPESNEVYFPFSTPYQYQQGNLCVMVYHSHTYALACTDTFLAQTVPEMRALKRWTDAYDPDPYNPPVYNELNGKMPKTAFYLIPEIPVQDEYLPQAKTIGCYPNPFKETTTLQLNLDKKQEVCLEIYNSKGQKVKTIFNGYVEKGETEISWNGLDNNNRTVANGLYFCKLKTKDRCETAKLIVLK, from the coding sequence ATGATGCGCTATAAGGTTTTGATTCTTGCCGTTCTGCTTTTAAGCAGTGCATTTTTAAACAGCGGCATTTCTCGCTATTACACTTTTGCCTACACAATTGCTGAATACAATCCTATAAATGGGATTCAACTTTCTTTTCCGGATATGAATAATTACATTAGTTCAGGCATAGAAATTGGTTTTCCCTTTCCTTATTGCGGGCAGATATATGAAGATATAAAAATATCCACTAATGGTTTTATCAATCCTGGTGCCAACTGGAATGATGACAGCCCCAATAATCAGTTACATTATGGCATTTATCCGATAATTGCTCCTTTATGGGATGATCTTAGTTTGGCGGAAGGAAGTTTGCAATATGCAACAATTGGCACAGCTCCCAACCGGGAATTTTGGGTGCAATACTCCAATGCTCGCTGGCTCTATAATAATTTTAATTGTTATGTAAACTTTCAAGTAGTGCTATCCGAAAACGGCAAAATTAAATTCCGTTATGGAAACACGAATGGCTCTCCGCTAAATTGTTCTGCTTCCATCGGAATTAATATGCCCAATGCAGGAGCAGGCAATTTTTTCAGTATCACTCCAAGTAACCCTCCTACGGTATCTACTGCACAGGAAAACTATAGTATAAACGAAATTATTCCCGCTGGAACGGTTTACATCTTTAATCCTTTGCCGCCTGTCCTTTATGATCTTTCTCTGAAGATAGAATATAGTATGTTTTATACGGAGGGAATATATCATAATCTGCATGAAAGTTTTCCTCTTCCAGTGACGGTAAAAAACAATGGAACCGAGACAGTTGATAACTATGATGTGGTTCTTTATTGCGGGCTAACGGAACTTTGCCGTTTAAATGGCATTTCCCTGGCACCGGCAGACAGCCATTTATATGATTTAGTGGCAACTATAGATTCCAGCGGATGGAAACATTTAACTGCAATAGCAGAACTTCCCGAAGATGAATATCCGGAGGACAATATTGGCGATTATACCTGCATTATACGTCCCAATCCCAATACCGGTATCATTGTAGGTTCAGGAAATGAACTGCAAAGAATTCCTATAGATGTTTACTGGAAATATTCCCTTTACGAGACAATTTACTATGCTGAGGAAATTGGTAATAGCGGAACTATTTATGGAATTAGTTATTATATGAATTCCACATTTTCTCACAATCTATTGGTAAAAATCTGGGTAGGGACAACCAATTTAACTAACTTAAATGAGGGCTGGATTGCTGCAGGCGAATTGACACCTGTCTTCAATTCCTATATTATTATGCCACCAGAAAGTAATGAAGTGTATTTTCCTTTTTCTACTCCTTATCAATATCAGCAGGGCAATTTGTGTGTAATGGTCTATCATTCACATACTTATGCTCTTGCCTGCACTGATACTTTTTTAGCTCAAACTGTTCCGGAAATGAGAGCTTTAAAACGCTGGACTGATGCTTATGATCCCGATCCTTATAATCCTCCTGTTTATAATGAATTAAATGGTAAAATGCCGAAAACCGCATTTTATTTGATTCCTGAGATTCCTGTGCAGGATGAATATCTTCCCCAGGCAAAGACAATAGGTTGCTATCCCAATCCCTTTAAAGAAACTACTACTCTGCAGCTGAATCTGGATAAAAAACAGGAGGTCTGCCTGGAAATATACAATAGCAAAGGACAGAAAGTGAAAACCATCTTTAATGGCTATGTAGAAAAAGGCGAAACGGAAATTTCTTGGAATGGTTTAGACAACAACAACAGAACAGTTGCCAACGGCTTATATTTTTGTAAGCTGAAAACAAAGGACAGGTGTGAAACAGCTAAACTGATTGTATTGAAATAA